In one window of Rhinatrema bivittatum chromosome 10, aRhiBiv1.1, whole genome shotgun sequence DNA:
- the RABGGTB gene encoding geranylgeranyl transferase type-2 subunit beta isoform X2 produces the protein MGTPQKDVVIKSDAPSLLLMEKHAGYIASYGAKKDDYDYCMSEYLRMSGVYWGLTVMDLMGQLHRMNKEEILAFIKPCQHECGGLSASIGHDPHLLYTLSAVQILTLYDSLCVVDVNKIVEYVQSLQQEDGSFAGDKWGEIDTRFSFCAVATLALLGKLNAINLEKAIEFVLSCMNFDGGFGCRPGSESHAGQIYCCTGFLAITGQLHQVNVDLLGWWLCERQLPSGGLNGRPEKLPDVCYSWWVLASLKIIGRLHWIDREKLRSFILACQDEEAGGFADRPGDMVDPFHTLFGIAGLSLLGEEQVKPVNPVFCMPEEVLRRINVQPELVS, from the exons gggacACCTCAGAAGGATGTTGTGATAAAATCTGATGCCCCCAGCCTACTGTTAATGGAAAAACATGCTGGTTATATAGCATCATATGGAGCAAAGAAGGATGATTAT GACTACTGCATGTCGGAATATTTGAGGATGAGTGGTGTCTACTGGGGCCTGACTGTAATGGATCTCATGGGGCAGCTGCATCGTATGAACAAAGAAGAAATACTTGCATTTATCAAGCCATGTCAGCATGAGTGTGGCGGACTAAGTGCTAGTATAGGTCACGATCCCCACCTTTTATATACTCTTAGTGCTGTTCAG ATCCTTACTCTTTATGATAGCCTCTGTGTTGTTGATGTAAATAAAATTGTCGAATATGTACAAAGTCTGCAGCAAGAAGATGGGTCATTTGCTGGAGACAAATGGG GGGAAATTGACACAAGGTTTTCTTTTTGTGCAGTAGCAACCCTGGCCCTTTTG GGGAAACTGAATGCCATTAATCTAGAAAAAGCAATAGAATTTGTTTTGTCCTGCATGAACTTCGATGGAGGGTTTGGTTGCAGACCAGGATCTGAATCCCATGCAGGACAG ATCTATTGTTGCACAGGATTCTTGGCCATAACGGGCCAACTGCACCAAGTGAATGTTGATCTGCTGGGCTGGTGGCTTTGTGAGCGGCAGCTGCCCTCTGGAGGGCTCAACGGACGACCAGAGAAG TTACCAGATGTTTGCTATTCATGGTGGGTTCTGGCATCTCTAAAAATAATTGGGAGACTTCATTGGATTGACAGAGAGAAGCTGCGTTCTTTTATCTTGGCTTGTCAGGATGAGGAGGCTGGAGGATTTGCTGACAGGCCTGGTGACATG gtgGATCCTTTTCACACTTTATTTGGAATTGCTGGACTATCACTGTTGGGAGAAGAACAAGTGAAACCCGTTAATCCCGTGTTCTGTATGCCTGAAGAGGTTCTGAGAAGAATCAACGTTCAACCTGAACTTGTGAGTTAG
- the RABGGTB gene encoding geranylgeranyl transferase type-2 subunit beta isoform X1, with protein sequence MNKGTPQKDVVIKSDAPSLLLMEKHAGYIASYGAKKDDYDYCMSEYLRMSGVYWGLTVMDLMGQLHRMNKEEILAFIKPCQHECGGLSASIGHDPHLLYTLSAVQILTLYDSLCVVDVNKIVEYVQSLQQEDGSFAGDKWGEIDTRFSFCAVATLALLGKLNAINLEKAIEFVLSCMNFDGGFGCRPGSESHAGQIYCCTGFLAITGQLHQVNVDLLGWWLCERQLPSGGLNGRPEKLPDVCYSWWVLASLKIIGRLHWIDREKLRSFILACQDEEAGGFADRPGDMVDPFHTLFGIAGLSLLGEEQVKPVNPVFCMPEEVLRRINVQPELVS encoded by the exons gggacACCTCAGAAGGATGTTGTGATAAAATCTGATGCCCCCAGCCTACTGTTAATGGAAAAACATGCTGGTTATATAGCATCATATGGAGCAAAGAAGGATGATTAT GACTACTGCATGTCGGAATATTTGAGGATGAGTGGTGTCTACTGGGGCCTGACTGTAATGGATCTCATGGGGCAGCTGCATCGTATGAACAAAGAAGAAATACTTGCATTTATCAAGCCATGTCAGCATGAGTGTGGCGGACTAAGTGCTAGTATAGGTCACGATCCCCACCTTTTATATACTCTTAGTGCTGTTCAG ATCCTTACTCTTTATGATAGCCTCTGTGTTGTTGATGTAAATAAAATTGTCGAATATGTACAAAGTCTGCAGCAAGAAGATGGGTCATTTGCTGGAGACAAATGGG GGGAAATTGACACAAGGTTTTCTTTTTGTGCAGTAGCAACCCTGGCCCTTTTG GGGAAACTGAATGCCATTAATCTAGAAAAAGCAATAGAATTTGTTTTGTCCTGCATGAACTTCGATGGAGGGTTTGGTTGCAGACCAGGATCTGAATCCCATGCAGGACAG ATCTATTGTTGCACAGGATTCTTGGCCATAACGGGCCAACTGCACCAAGTGAATGTTGATCTGCTGGGCTGGTGGCTTTGTGAGCGGCAGCTGCCCTCTGGAGGGCTCAACGGACGACCAGAGAAG TTACCAGATGTTTGCTATTCATGGTGGGTTCTGGCATCTCTAAAAATAATTGGGAGACTTCATTGGATTGACAGAGAGAAGCTGCGTTCTTTTATCTTGGCTTGTCAGGATGAGGAGGCTGGAGGATTTGCTGACAGGCCTGGTGACATG gtgGATCCTTTTCACACTTTATTTGGAATTGCTGGACTATCACTGTTGGGAGAAGAACAAGTGAAACCCGTTAATCCCGTGTTCTGTATGCCTGAAGAGGTTCTGAGAAGAATCAACGTTCAACCTGAACTTGTGAGTTAG
- the RABGGTB gene encoding geranylgeranyl transferase type-2 subunit beta isoform X3, whose product MNKGTPQKDVVIKSDAPSLLLMEKHAGYIASYGAKKDDYDYCMSEYLRMSGVYWGLTVMDLMGQLHRMNKEEILAFIKPCQHECGGLSASIGHDPHLLYTLSAVQILTLYDSLCVVDVNKIVEYVQSLQQEDGSFAGDKWGEIDTRFSFCAVATLALLGKLNAINLEKAIEFVLSCMNFDGGFGCRPGSESHAGQIYCCTGFLAITGQLHQVNVDLLGWWLCERQLPSGGLNGRPEKVDPFHTLFGIAGLSLLGEEQVKPVNPVFCMPEEVLRRINVQPELVS is encoded by the exons gggacACCTCAGAAGGATGTTGTGATAAAATCTGATGCCCCCAGCCTACTGTTAATGGAAAAACATGCTGGTTATATAGCATCATATGGAGCAAAGAAGGATGATTAT GACTACTGCATGTCGGAATATTTGAGGATGAGTGGTGTCTACTGGGGCCTGACTGTAATGGATCTCATGGGGCAGCTGCATCGTATGAACAAAGAAGAAATACTTGCATTTATCAAGCCATGTCAGCATGAGTGTGGCGGACTAAGTGCTAGTATAGGTCACGATCCCCACCTTTTATATACTCTTAGTGCTGTTCAG ATCCTTACTCTTTATGATAGCCTCTGTGTTGTTGATGTAAATAAAATTGTCGAATATGTACAAAGTCTGCAGCAAGAAGATGGGTCATTTGCTGGAGACAAATGGG GGGAAATTGACACAAGGTTTTCTTTTTGTGCAGTAGCAACCCTGGCCCTTTTG GGGAAACTGAATGCCATTAATCTAGAAAAAGCAATAGAATTTGTTTTGTCCTGCATGAACTTCGATGGAGGGTTTGGTTGCAGACCAGGATCTGAATCCCATGCAGGACAG ATCTATTGTTGCACAGGATTCTTGGCCATAACGGGCCAACTGCACCAAGTGAATGTTGATCTGCTGGGCTGGTGGCTTTGTGAGCGGCAGCTGCCCTCTGGAGGGCTCAACGGACGACCAGAGAAG gtgGATCCTTTTCACACTTTATTTGGAATTGCTGGACTATCACTGTTGGGAGAAGAACAAGTGAAACCCGTTAATCCCGTGTTCTGTATGCCTGAAGAGGTTCTGAGAAGAATCAACGTTCAACCTGAACTTGTGAGTTAG